One Oceanotoga teriensis genomic window, AAATCGTTAAAGGTAATAAGAGTGTTAGGTGGTTTTCATAAATCAACTGGAACATTAGGAGAAATAGTTGTTTGTGCGGTTCAAGAAGCTGTTCCTCATACAGATATAAAAAAGGGTCAGATTGTTAAAGCTGTAATAGTTAGAACAAGTAAAGAAGTTGGAAGAAAAGATGGTTCTTACATAAGATTTGATGATAATGCAGCTGTCTTGATAGATAAAAATAATTTGCCATTGGGAACAAGAGTTTTTGGACCTGTTGCTAGGGAAATAAGAGATAAAGGGTTTACAAAGATAGCATCACTGGCAAAAGAAGTTTGGTAAGGTGGTGAATAGAATGAAAATAAAAAAAGATGATACAGTAATTGTAATTTCAGGAAAAGATAAAGGGAAAAAGGGAAAAGTTTTAAGAGCTATTCCTAAGTCACATAAAGTAGTTATTGATAATATAAATATTG contains:
- the rplN gene encoding 50S ribosomal protein L14, which translates into the protein MVQVESKLRSADNSGAKSLKVIRVLGGFHKSTGTLGEIVVCAVQEAVPHTDIKKGQIVKAVIVRTSKEVGRKDGSYIRFDDNAAVLIDKNNLPLGTRVFGPVAREIRDKGFTKIASLAKEVW